In Papaver somniferum cultivar HN1 chromosome 1, ASM357369v1, whole genome shotgun sequence, a genomic segment contains:
- the LOC113318213 gene encoding uncharacterized protein LOC113318213, which translates to MKRRICISSDDGSGSSGSMPCWAGKDTKLDTLLEQLIDSVLLMNNKLEGLSNRVNALEEKVNAEIMLGRKERTEFMDEVKSELAKLKEAQEQEQTVFVGSHLVQKLSNLQKLVENELPVSVDIASSSKGLDVLQEQPNRRGMHLNVVQPPNNGSWTEDWRLWQDSHLDVELPNRRLNVSDFNYRISFACGEDHWRPPDENCTKVNVGVAVSLNETSAYGVIARNHLAELKGCNTGYFWGKSLLEAEARAYLDGVEFAVKNELDHVVIEGDAQNISEFLNDADHLLPRCIEHEIVRIRELASNIPFIKFRFIKECANKAANTLASYAKSNSIARRQLSSPPPIITSLLDADSNCSKIKENAVVDGNWWDSD; encoded by the coding sequence ATGAAGAGGAGGATTTGCATTTCGTCGGATGATGGTAGTGGTAGCAGTGGTAGTATGCCATGTTGGGCTGGGAAGGATACTAAATTAGACACTCTTCTGGAGCAGCTGATTGATTCTGTTCTTTTGATGAACAATAAGTTGGAGGGACTAAGTAATCGAGTCAATGCACTAGAAGAAAAAGTGAATGCAGAAATCATGCTCGGAAGGAAGGAGAGGACTGAGTTCATGGATGAAGTCAAGTCAGAATTAGCGAAACTGAAGGAAGCCCAAGAACAAGAGCAGACAGTATTTGTAGGTTCTCATCTAGTGCAGAAGCTGTCAAACCTGCAAAAGCTAGTGGAAAATGAATTGCCTGTGTCTGTGGATATTGCTAGCAGCAGTAAAGGTTTGGATGTGCTGCAGGAACAACCAAATAGGAGGGGTATGCATTTGAATGTTGTGCAGCCACCAAACAATGGATCATGGACTGAAGACTGGAGGCTGTGGCAGGATTCGCATTTGGACGTAGAGCTGCCAAATCGGCGTTTGAATGTCTCGGATTTTAATTACAGAATCAGCTTTGCTTGTGGGGAGGACCATTGGAGGCCACCTGATGAAAATTGTACAAAAGTAAATGTGGGTGTTGCTGTCTCCTTGAATGAGACGTCTGCTTATGGAGTCATTGCCAGAAATCATTTGGCTGAGCTCAAAGGGTGTAACACTGGTTATTTTTGGGGGAAAAGCCTCTTGGAAGCTGAAGCCAGAGCTTATCTTGATGGAGTTGAATTTGCTGTCAAGAATGAGCTGGATCATGTTGTTATTGAGggtgatgctcagaatatcaGTGAATTTCTAAATGATGCTGATCACCTTCTGCCTAGGTGCATTGAACACGAGATTGTGAGGATCAGAGAGCTGGCAAGCAACATTCCTTTCATCAAGTTCAGATTCATCAAGGAATGTGCCAACAAGGCTGCTAACACTCTCGCTAGCTATGCTAAGTCCAACTCGATTGCTCGCAGACAGTTATCCTCTCCCCCTCCTATTATTACTTCTCTCTTAGATGCCGACAGTAATTGttcaaaaatcaaagaaaatgcaGTGGTGGATGGAAATTGGTGGGACAGTGACTAA